The Vulpes lagopus strain Blue_001 chromosome 6, ASM1834538v1, whole genome shotgun sequence genome has a segment encoding these proteins:
- the RNF31 gene encoding E3 ubiquitin-protein ligase RNF31 isoform X5, whose product MPGEEERAFLAAREELSSALRKDSGQVFSVEQLRPLLVTSLPPAARYLQLDAARLVRCNAHGEPRNYLNTLSTALNILEKYGRNLLSPQRPRYWRGVKFNNPVFRSTVDAVQGGRDVLRLYGYTEEQPDGLSFPEGQEEPDEHQVATVTLEVLLLRTELSLLLQNTHPRQQALEQLLEDKVEDDVRKILQLSEFAPLLREIAPGPLTTPSAPGSTPGPCFLCGSAPGTLHCSTCKQALCPACDRLFHGHPSRAHHLRQTLPGGSQTTHLTPSLPALAPLRPQSASLLALGDSSLVLPLKASPDPANARLPWHCAACAMLNESWAVLCVACDRPRGCKGLGLGIEGSQGTGGLEPELARGRWACQSCTFENEAAAVLCAICERPRLAQPPSLVVDSRDTGICLQPLQQGDTLLSSAQPPVWYCIHCTFCNSGPGWVCAMCNRTSSPILVQQAPQLHASSLEERLPEPRPPRCLSAPLPGYCGDPEKQRQDKMREEGLQLVMKIREGEAAGACPEEVFSALQYSGTEVPLQWLRSELPYVLEMVAELAGQQDPGLGAFSCQEARKAWLDRHGNLDEAVEECVRARRRKVQELRSLGFGPEEGSLQALFQHGGDVARALTELQRQRLEPFHQRLWDKGLDPTPSWDGPDKQSLVRRLLAVYTLPSWGRAELALSLLQETPRNYELGDVVEAVRHSQDRAFLRRLLAQECAVCGWALPRNRMQALTSCECTICPDCFRQHFTIALKEKHITDMVCPACGRPDLTDDTQLLSYFSTLDIQLRESLEPDAYALFHKKLTEGVLMRDPKFLWCAQCSFGFIYEREQLEATCPQCHQTFCVRCKRQWEEQHRGRSCEDFQNWKRNNDPEYQAQGLALYLQENGIDCPKCKFSYALARGGCMHFHCTQCRHQFCSGCYNAFYAKNGF is encoded by the exons ATGCCGGGGGAGGAGGAGCGGGCCTTCCTGGCGGCCCGCGAGGAGCTGTCGAGCGCCCTGAGGAAGGATTCCGGGCAGGTGTTTTCCGTAGAGCAGCTCCGGCCGCTATTGGTCACATCCCTGCCGCCAGCAGCCCGCTACCTGCAGCTGGACGCCGCACGCCTGGTCCGCTGCAATGCTCATGGGGAG CCCCGAAACTACCTCAACACCCTGTCCACGGCCCTGAACATCCTGGAGAAATATGGCCGCAACCTTCTCAGCCCTCAGCGGCCCCGGTATTGGCGCGGGGTCAAGTTTAATAACCCTGTCTTTCGCAGTACGGTGGATGCTGTGCAG GGGGGCCGGGACGTTCTGCGATTGTATGGCTACACAGAGGAGCAGCCAGATGGGTTGAGTTTCCctgaggggcaggaggagccagATGAGCACCAAGTAGCTACAGTCACACTAGAAGTACTGCTGCTTCGGACAGAGCTCAGCCTGCTGTTACAG AATACTCACCCAAGACAACAAGCACTGGAGCAGCTGCTGGAAGACAAGGTTGAGGATGATGTAAGGAAG atactGCAGCTCTCAGAGTTTGCCCCCTTACTGAGAGAGATTGCTCCTGGCCCCCTCACCACACCCTCTGCCCCAG GCTCCACTCCTGGTCCCTGCTTCCTCTGTGGTTCTGCCCCAGGCACACTGCACTGTTCAACCTGTAAACAGGCCTTGTGCCCAGCTTGTGATCGCCTATTCCATGGACACCCGTCCCGCGCCCATCACCTCCGTCAGACCCTGCCGGGGGGCTCCCAAACCACCCACCTGACTCCCAG CTTACCTGCCTTAGCTCCACTGCGGCCTCAGTCAGCATCCCTGCTGGCCCTGGGAGACAGCTCTCTTGTGCTTCCCCTGAAAGCTTCCCCTGATCCTGCAAATGCCCGTCTGCCCTGGCACTGTGCTGCCTGTGCCATGTTAAATGAATCTTGGGCAGTGCTCTGTGTGGCCTGTGATCGGCCCCGAGGCTGTAAGGGGTTGGGGCTGGGGATTGAGGGTTCCCAAGGAACTGGGGGCCTAGAACCTGAGCTTGCACGGGGTCGCTGGGCCTGCCAGAGCTGCACCTTTGAGAATGAGGCAGCAGCTGTGCTGTGTGCCATCTGTGAGCGACCTCGGCTGGCTCAGCCTCCTAGCTTGGTGGTGGATTCTCGGGATACTGGCATTTGCCTGCAGCCCCTTCAG CAGGGGGATACTTTGCTCTCCTCTGCCCAGCCTCCAGTCTGGTACTGTATTCACTGTACCTTCTGCAACTCGGGCCCTGGCTGGGTGTGTGCTATGTGCAACCGGACCAGCAGCCCCATCCTGGTACAGCAGGCCCCCCAGCTCCATGCCAGCTCTTTGGAAGAGCGACTTCCTGAGCCACGGCCTCCACGATGCCTCAGTGCCCCCCTGCCCGGTTACTGTGGGGACCCTGAGAAGCAGCGCCAGGACAAGATGCGGGAGGAAGGTCTCCAACTAGTGATGAAGATCCGG GAAGGGGAAGCTGCAGGTGCCTGTCCAGAGGAGGTCTTCTCAGCTCTACAGTACTCAGGCACTGAGGTGCCCCTGCAATGGTTGCGCTCGGAGCTGCCCTACGTGCTGGAAATGGTGGCCGAGCTGGCAGGACAGCAAGACCCGGGGCTGGGTGCCTTTTCCTGTCAGGAGGCCCGGAAAGCCTGGCTGGACCGTCATGGCAATCTTGATGAAGCTGTGGAAGAGTGTGTGAGGGCCCGGCGGAGGAAG GTGCAGGAACTCCGGTCCCTGGGCTTTGGGCCCGAGGAGGGGTCTCTTCAAGCATTGTTCCAACATGGTGGTGATGTGGCACGGGCCCTGACAGAACTACAGCGCCAGCGCCTAGAGCCCTTCCATCAGCGCCTCTGGGACAAGGGCCTTGATCCCACTCCTTCCTGGGATGGGCCAGATAAGCAG AGTCTGGTCAGACGGCTTTTGGCAGTCTACACCCTCCCCAGCTGGGGCCGAGCAGAGCTGGCACTGTCACTGCTGCAGGAGACACCCAGGAATTATGAGCTGGGAGATGTGGTGGAAGCAGTGAGGCACAGCCAGGACCGGGCCTTCCTGCGCCGCTTGCTTGCCCAGGAGTGTGCTGTGTGCGGCTGGGCCCTGCCCCGCAACCGG ATGCAGGCCCTGACTTCCTGTGAGTGCACCATCTGTCCCGACTGCTTCCGCCAGCACTTCACCATCGCCCTGAAGGAGAAACACATCACAGACATGGTGTGCCCCGCCTGTGGCCGCCCTGACCTCACCGATGACACGCAGTTGCTCAGCTACTTTTCTACACTTGACATCCAG CTTCGGGAGAGCCTGGAGCCAGATGCCTATGCACTGTTTCACAAGAAGCTCACTGAGGGTGTGCTCATGCGGGACCCCAAATTCTTGTGGTGTGCCCAA TGCTCCTTTGGCTTCATATATGAACGGGAGCAGCTGGAGGCAACATGTCCCCAGTGTCACCAGACCTTCTGTGTGCGCTGTAAGCGCCAG tgggaggagcagcacCGAGGCCGGAGCTGCGAGGATTTCCAGAACTGGAAACGCAACAATGACCCTGAATACCAGGCCCAGGGCCTAGCCCTGTATCTTCAGGAGAATGGCATTG ACTGCCCCAAGTGCAAGTTCTCGTATGCACTGGCCCGAGGAGGCTGCATGCACTTTCACTGCACCCAGTGCCGCCACCAGTTCTGCAGCGGCTGCTACAATGCCTTTTACGCCAAGAAT GGGTTCTGA
- the RNF31 gene encoding E3 ubiquitin-protein ligase RNF31 isoform X3 has protein sequence MPGEEERAFLAAREELSSALRKDSGQVFSVEQLRPLLVTSLPPAARYLQLDAARLVRCNAHGEPRNYLNTLSTALNILEKYGRNLLSPQRPRYWRGVKFNNPVFRSTVDAVQGGRDVLRLYGYTEEQPDGLSFPEGQEEPDEHQVATVTLEVLLLRTELSLLLQNTHPRQQALEQLLEDKVEDDILQLSEFAPLLREIAPGPLTTPSAPGSTPGPCFLCGSAPGTLHCSTCKQALCPACDRLFHGHPSRAHHLRQTLPGGSQTTHLTPSLPALAPLRPQSASLLALGDSSLVLPLKASPDPANARLPWHCAACAMLNESWAVLCVACDRPRGCKGLGLGIEGSQGTGGLEPELARGRWACQSCTFENEAAAVLCAICERPRLAQPPSLVVDSRDTGICLQPLQQGDTLLSSAQPPVWYCIHCTFCNSGPGWVCAMCNRTSSPILVQQAPQLHASSLEERLPEPRPPRCLSAPLPGYCGDPEKQRQDKMREEGLQLVMKIREGEAAGACPEEVFSALQYSGTEVPLQWLRSELPYVLEMVAELAGQQDPGLGAFSCQEARKAWLDRHGNLDEAVEECVRARRRKVQELRSLGFGPEEGSLQALFQHGGDVARALTELQRQRLEPFHQRLWDKGLDPTPSWDGPDKQSLVRRLLAVYTLPSWGRAELALSLLQETPRNYELGDVVEAVRHSQDRAFLRRLLAQECAVCGWALPRNRMQALTSCECTICPDCFRQHFTIALKEKHITDMVCPACGRPDLTDDTQLLSYFSTLDIQLRESLEPDAYALFHKKLTEGVLMRDPKFLWCAQCSFGFIYEREQLEATCPQCHQTFCVRCKRQWEEQHRGRSCEDFQNWKRNNDPEYQAQGLALYLQENGIDCPKCKFSYALARGGCMHFHCTQCRHQFCSGCYNAFYAKNKCPDPNCRVKKSLHGHHPRDCLFYLRDWTALRLQKLLQDNNVMFNTEPPAGARAVPGGGCRVMEQKEVPNGFRDEACGKETPAGHAGLCQAHYKEYLVSLINAHSLDPATLYEVEELETAAERYLHVRPQPVAGEDAPAYHARLLQKLMEEVPLGQSIPRRRK, from the exons ATGCCGGGGGAGGAGGAGCGGGCCTTCCTGGCGGCCCGCGAGGAGCTGTCGAGCGCCCTGAGGAAGGATTCCGGGCAGGTGTTTTCCGTAGAGCAGCTCCGGCCGCTATTGGTCACATCCCTGCCGCCAGCAGCCCGCTACCTGCAGCTGGACGCCGCACGCCTGGTCCGCTGCAATGCTCATGGGGAG CCCCGAAACTACCTCAACACCCTGTCCACGGCCCTGAACATCCTGGAGAAATATGGCCGCAACCTTCTCAGCCCTCAGCGGCCCCGGTATTGGCGCGGGGTCAAGTTTAATAACCCTGTCTTTCGCAGTACGGTGGATGCTGTGCAG GGGGGCCGGGACGTTCTGCGATTGTATGGCTACACAGAGGAGCAGCCAGATGGGTTGAGTTTCCctgaggggcaggaggagccagATGAGCACCAAGTAGCTACAGTCACACTAGAAGTACTGCTGCTTCGGACAGAGCTCAGCCTGCTGTTACAG AATACTCACCCAAGACAACAAGCACTGGAGCAGCTGCTGGAAGACAAGGTTGAGGATGAT atactGCAGCTCTCAGAGTTTGCCCCCTTACTGAGAGAGATTGCTCCTGGCCCCCTCACCACACCCTCTGCCCCAG GCTCCACTCCTGGTCCCTGCTTCCTCTGTGGTTCTGCCCCAGGCACACTGCACTGTTCAACCTGTAAACAGGCCTTGTGCCCAGCTTGTGATCGCCTATTCCATGGACACCCGTCCCGCGCCCATCACCTCCGTCAGACCCTGCCGGGGGGCTCCCAAACCACCCACCTGACTCCCAG CTTACCTGCCTTAGCTCCACTGCGGCCTCAGTCAGCATCCCTGCTGGCCCTGGGAGACAGCTCTCTTGTGCTTCCCCTGAAAGCTTCCCCTGATCCTGCAAATGCCCGTCTGCCCTGGCACTGTGCTGCCTGTGCCATGTTAAATGAATCTTGGGCAGTGCTCTGTGTGGCCTGTGATCGGCCCCGAGGCTGTAAGGGGTTGGGGCTGGGGATTGAGGGTTCCCAAGGAACTGGGGGCCTAGAACCTGAGCTTGCACGGGGTCGCTGGGCCTGCCAGAGCTGCACCTTTGAGAATGAGGCAGCAGCTGTGCTGTGTGCCATCTGTGAGCGACCTCGGCTGGCTCAGCCTCCTAGCTTGGTGGTGGATTCTCGGGATACTGGCATTTGCCTGCAGCCCCTTCAG CAGGGGGATACTTTGCTCTCCTCTGCCCAGCCTCCAGTCTGGTACTGTATTCACTGTACCTTCTGCAACTCGGGCCCTGGCTGGGTGTGTGCTATGTGCAACCGGACCAGCAGCCCCATCCTGGTACAGCAGGCCCCCCAGCTCCATGCCAGCTCTTTGGAAGAGCGACTTCCTGAGCCACGGCCTCCACGATGCCTCAGTGCCCCCCTGCCCGGTTACTGTGGGGACCCTGAGAAGCAGCGCCAGGACAAGATGCGGGAGGAAGGTCTCCAACTAGTGATGAAGATCCGG GAAGGGGAAGCTGCAGGTGCCTGTCCAGAGGAGGTCTTCTCAGCTCTACAGTACTCAGGCACTGAGGTGCCCCTGCAATGGTTGCGCTCGGAGCTGCCCTACGTGCTGGAAATGGTGGCCGAGCTGGCAGGACAGCAAGACCCGGGGCTGGGTGCCTTTTCCTGTCAGGAGGCCCGGAAAGCCTGGCTGGACCGTCATGGCAATCTTGATGAAGCTGTGGAAGAGTGTGTGAGGGCCCGGCGGAGGAAG GTGCAGGAACTCCGGTCCCTGGGCTTTGGGCCCGAGGAGGGGTCTCTTCAAGCATTGTTCCAACATGGTGGTGATGTGGCACGGGCCCTGACAGAACTACAGCGCCAGCGCCTAGAGCCCTTCCATCAGCGCCTCTGGGACAAGGGCCTTGATCCCACTCCTTCCTGGGATGGGCCAGATAAGCAG AGTCTGGTCAGACGGCTTTTGGCAGTCTACACCCTCCCCAGCTGGGGCCGAGCAGAGCTGGCACTGTCACTGCTGCAGGAGACACCCAGGAATTATGAGCTGGGAGATGTGGTGGAAGCAGTGAGGCACAGCCAGGACCGGGCCTTCCTGCGCCGCTTGCTTGCCCAGGAGTGTGCTGTGTGCGGCTGGGCCCTGCCCCGCAACCGG ATGCAGGCCCTGACTTCCTGTGAGTGCACCATCTGTCCCGACTGCTTCCGCCAGCACTTCACCATCGCCCTGAAGGAGAAACACATCACAGACATGGTGTGCCCCGCCTGTGGCCGCCCTGACCTCACCGATGACACGCAGTTGCTCAGCTACTTTTCTACACTTGACATCCAG CTTCGGGAGAGCCTGGAGCCAGATGCCTATGCACTGTTTCACAAGAAGCTCACTGAGGGTGTGCTCATGCGGGACCCCAAATTCTTGTGGTGTGCCCAA TGCTCCTTTGGCTTCATATATGAACGGGAGCAGCTGGAGGCAACATGTCCCCAGTGTCACCAGACCTTCTGTGTGCGCTGTAAGCGCCAG tgggaggagcagcacCGAGGCCGGAGCTGCGAGGATTTCCAGAACTGGAAACGCAACAATGACCCTGAATACCAGGCCCAGGGCCTAGCCCTGTATCTTCAGGAGAATGGCATTG ACTGCCCCAAGTGCAAGTTCTCGTATGCACTGGCCCGAGGAGGCTGCATGCACTTTCACTGCACCCAGTGCCGCCACCAGTTCTGCAGCGGCTGCTACAATGCCTTTTACGCCAAGAAT AAATGTCCAGACCCTAACTGCAGGGTGAAAAAGTCCCTGCATGGCCACCACCCACGAGACTGCCTCTTTTACCTGCGGGACTGGACTGCTCTCCGGCTCCAGAAGCTGCTACAG GACAATAATGTCATGTTCAACACAGAACCCCCAGCAGGGGCCCGGGCAGTTCCTGGCG GTGGCTGCCGAGTGATGGAGCAGAAGGAAGTCCCTAATGGGTTCCGGGATGAAGCTTGTGGCAAGGAGACTCCAGCTGGCCATGCTGGCCTCTGCCA GGCACACTACAAAGAGTATCTTGTGAGCCTCATCAACGCGCACTCACTGGACCCAGCCACCCTATATGAGGTGGAGGAGCTGGAGACGGCTGCTGAGCGCTA